GCAAAGAAGGCGTAAATGAAAATGAGCGATCGCACCAGTCGTTTCCAGCTAAACTCACCTAAGAGCCGTCGTTTGAGAGTTTCTTTATCCATAGCGTTTATTATGGCGCGATCAGAAGTTGTACACTTAGCTTTGCTGCTTTCTTGAGGACATGAAATGGCTTTAGAGTATCCAGAAGACTTAAAGTATCTAGACAGCCACGAGTATGTACGACTCGATGGGGAAATTGCCACGATTGGGATTAGTGCCTTTGCCATCGATCAGTTAGGTGATATCGTGTTCATCGAACTGCCTGATGTGAATAGTGCCTTGGAAAAAGGGGAAACCTTTGGCACGATTGAATCGGTGAAAGCCGTTGAGGATATGTATGCGCCAGTTACGGGAACGGTGATTGAACGCAACGATGCTGTCGTAGAATCACCTGAACAGATTGCGGAAGATCCCTACGGTGAAGGGTGGTTTCTGAAAGTGCGAGTCAATGATTCCGATGAATTGGAAGACACGTTGTCGGCGTCTGAATATCAGGCTCAGGTTGAGGGCGAGGAGTAAGCTGAAGGGTGCAGGGGGAGCAATGTAGAGACGTAGCAAGCTACGTCTGGAAGCAGGGGAAGCAGGGGAAGCAGGGGAAGCAGGGGAAGCAGGGGAAGCAGGGGAAGCAGGGGAAGCAGGGGAAGCGAATTAACAAATGACGAATGACAGCACAATTATGAATGGTTTGTTAAAAAATAATAAGGAGTCACGCTGACTCTAGCGGCTTGATGCACCAAAACACCTTGAATGAATCGGTTTGATATGGCGAACTCAAATGTCTCAGTTAATCCAGACACAACCCTCAATAGCTTCTCTCATGATTCTCAGCCGACGCTTTCGGCGGCGGATCATCTCCTATCAACTGATTCTTTTGCCAGACGGCATATTGGTGTCAATGCTGAAGACGTAGCGCAAATGCTGGAGGCATTGGGTTACTCCAGCCTGGATGAATTGATTGATGTCGCGGTTCCCTCCATCATTCGGTTAAATCATCCCCTCAACTTACCCCCCGCCCAAAGCGAAAAAGCTGCCCTTGCCCACCTTCGGGATATTGCCTCAAAAAATCAGGTGTTTCGCTCGTTCATTGGTATGGGATATCACGACTGTATCACCCCACCCGTGATTCAGCGGAATATTCTGGAAAATCCGGGCTGGTATACCGCCTACACCCCCTATCAAGCTGAAATTGCTCAAGGGCGCCTGGAGGCATTGCTAAACTTTCAAACCTTAATTATTGAGTTAACGGGTTTGGATATCGCCAATTCCTCGTTACTGGATGAGGGAACAGCAGCGGCGGAAGCGATGAGTATGAGTTATGGCTTGTGCAGAACCAAAGCCAATGCCTTCTTTGTGTCGCAGGATTGCCATCCGCAAACGATTCAGGTGGTGCAAACCCGTGCCAAACCCTTGGGAATTGAGATTATTGTTGGGGATCATCAGACGTTTGACTTGGAGTCGCCAATTTTTGGGGCATTACTACAATATCCGGCTACCGATGGCACGATTTACGATTACCGGGAGTTTGTAACTCAGGTACATGAGGCGGGCGGTTTAGTCACAGTTGCCGCTGATCCTTTGAGTCTCACCCTGCTCACACCCCCAGGTGAATTCGGTGCAGATATTGCCGTGGGAACGACGCAACGCTTTGGTGTTCCCCTGGGATACGGTGGACCTCATGCGGCATATTTTGCCACCCGTGAGGCGTATAAACGCCAGATTCCGGGGCGAATTGTGGGTGTGTCTAAAGATGCCCAAGGTAAACCTGCTTTGCGCCTTGCCCTCCAAACTCGGGAACAGCATATCCGTCGGGATAAAGCCACGAGTAATATTTGTACCGCCCAAGTCTTGCTGGCGGTGATTGCTAGTATGTATGCGGTTTATCATGGACCAGAGGGGCTTAAGCAAATTGCCCAGCGGGTGCATCGGTTAACGGTGATATTGGCAGCCGGGTTGGAACGTTTGGGTTATAACATTAGTTCACAACCGTTCTTTGATACAGTACGGGTTGAGTTAGATAGCCAGGAAATCGGCGATATTCTCAAGGCGGCGCAAGCCAGGGGGATGAATCTGCGGGTGTTGGATGAAAGTGCGATCGCGATTACCCTGGATGAAGTGACAACGTTCCAGGATGTGGTGACTCTCCTGGATATTTTCGGATCAGTTGGCGTCGAGGGTATTGATTCGCTACCGTTTCCTGTGGATTCTCTGCTGAAACGAGAGGTTGACGGGTTTGAACCTCCTTTTGCCCGCACCAGTGGCTATCTTACTGAGTCGGTTTTTCACCGTTATCATTCAGAAACCGAGTTATTGCGCTATCTTCATCGTCTCCAAGCCAAGGATTTATCCCTGACAACTTCAATGATTCCCTTGGGTTCCTGTACGATGAAACTCAATGGCACAGCCGAGATGATGCCAATTACTTGGGCGGAATTTAGCCAGATTCATCCCTTCGCCCCCTTGTCTCAAACCCAAGGATATCAGCTTTTATTCCAGCAGCTTGAGAGGTGGTTAGCTGAAATTACCGGATTTGCCGGGATTTCCTTACAACCTAATGCGGGGGCGCAAGGGGAATATACAGGATTACTGGTGATTCGCCAGTATCATGAACATCGGGGTGAGGGACATCGCCATATTTGTTTGATTCCCCAATCTGCCCATGGAACCAATCCAGCCAGTGCGGTTATGGCAGGATTAAAGGTGGTTGCTGTTACCTGTGATGACCAAGGAAATATTGATTTAGATGATTTGAAGGCAAAGGCAGAAAAGCACAGCCAGAATTTAGCCGCGTTGATGGTGACGTATCCGTCTACCCATGGCGTTTTTGAGGAAGACATTCGCGAAATTTGCGATACGATTCACGCCCAGGGTGGACAGGTGTATCTGGATGGGGCGAATATGAATGCCCAAGTGGGATTATGTCGCCCTGGGGATTATGGGGCAGATGTTTGCCATTTAAATTTACACAAAACTTTTTGTATTCCCCATGGAGGCGGGGGTCCGGGGATGGGACCGATTGGGGTACAGTCTCATTTAATGCCGTTTTTGCCGGATGTGTCGTTTGTGAAAGGTTATGGAACAGTACCCAATAGTGACTCCGTTGGCGTTGTGGCGTCAGCCCCCTGGGGAAGTGCCAGTATTTTACCGATTTCCTGGATGTATATCGCGTTAATGGGGGCAGATGGGTTAACCCAAGCGACGAAGGTGGCGATTTTGAATGCCAATTATATTGCCCATCGCTTAGCGCCTTATTATCCGATTTTGTATCAAGGGAAGTCGGGTTTAGTGGCGCATGAATGTATTTTAGATTTGCGGGGCTTGAAAAAGTCAGCCGGGATTGAGGTGGATGATATTGCCAAGCGGTTAATGGATTATGGATTCCATGCGCCAACGGTTTCGTGGCCCGTGGCGGGAACAATGATGGTGGAACCGACAGAAAGTGAGTCGAAGGAAGAGTTGGATCGATTCTGTGATGCGATGATTGGGATTCGCCAGGAGGTTAAGGCGATTGAATCCGGGGAGGTTGATCAGGAGAATAATCTGCTGAAAAATGCCCCCCATACGGCGGAGGTGTTAATTGCTGGGGAATGGAATCGCCCCTATTCTCGCGAACAAGCGGCTTATCCCGCACCCTGGACAAAGGAACACAAGTTTTGGACGGCAGTAGGGCGGATTAACAATGCCTTTGGCGATCGCAATCTGGTTTGTTCTTGTGTGGGGATGGAAGCGTATAGTGAGGATTAATTGGATTGTAGGGGAGGGTTTGACGGATAAGGTGATTGAGCCACAGCGTAGGGGCTTGGTTCCCAAGCCCTTGGTTCCCAATGGAGGTATAATTTTGACTAACAATTCTCCTGATTCAAACCAAGACTGGGATTGGGCAATGTGGAGTGTTGACGCGGTTCAGGGGGAACTCCACCACAAACGCGCCCAAGACTCTTTGCGTGAGTTAGTCGGTAATCTTGACTTAACCTGCCAAGAACAAGTGGGGTTAGAATCAGAAATTGAGGATTTAGCTAACCTCTTGGACAAGCTAGAACACAGTTGTGTGCAACTCGCGGCGTTTGGTATGGTTGGGCGGGGCAAATCCTCTGTCCTTAATGCGTTATTAGGACAACCTGTGTTTGAAACCGGGGCGCTGCATGGGGTGACTCGGAATGCTCAAACGGCGAATTGGCAGTTAAGTCAAGAAACCTTGGCAAACACGGATCAGGAAATCCTGCGCGTAGCGTTACCCAGTATTGGGGAGTCCCAAATTCAGTTTATTGATACGCCAGGGATTGATGAAGTCAATGGGGAAACCCGTGAGGCGTTAGCGGTAACTGTTGCCAGACAAGCGGATCTGATTCTATTTATTATTGCTGGGGATATCACCAAAGTCGAGTATGAAGCTCTGTCTCTATTACGAGATAGTGGGAAGCCAATGCTACTCGTCTTTAATAAAATAGACCAATATCCCGACGCCGATCGCGAGGCGATTTATCGTAAAATTCGTGATGAACGGGTCAAACAGTTGTTATCTCCGGCTGAGATTGTCCGGGTGGCGGCTGCACCGTTAGAAGCAGTAGCTGTGCGTCGTGCTGATGGGAGTCGGGCGATTCAACGGCGTCTGGGAACTCCCCAGATAGAAGAATTAAAGCTGAAAATATTGGAAATTTTGCACCGGGAAGGTAAATCCTTAGTCGCCCTAAATTCGATGATGTACGCGGGTGAGGTGAATGAACAACTGGTGCAACGGAAAATGGCGATTCGGGACGAAAGTGCCAATCAGGTGATCTGGAAAGCGGTGATGACCAAAGCCGTCGCGATCGCACTCAATCCAGTTACGGTTCTGGATCTACTCACGGCAACGGTTGTAGATGTAGTGATGATTCTAGCATTATCTCGCCTCTACGGTATCTCCATGACCCAGCAAGGTGCGGTGGGATTGCTACAGAAAATTGCCCTGAGTATGGGCGGAATTGGTGCAAGCGAAGTTTTAGCCACATTGGGATTGAGTAGTATTAAGGGATTATTAGGACTTTCTGCGCCTGCAACTGGAGGAGTTACCTTAGCGCCTTATCTGTCTGTCGCTATGACTCAGGCGGGTGTCGCGGGGGTTTCCACTTATGCAATTGGACAAGTGACGAAAGTTTATTTAGCCAATGGTGCGTCTTGGGGAGAAGACGCCCCGAAAACTGTCGTCAGTCGCATTCTGGAATCATTAGATGAAACTTCAATTCTCAATCGGATTAAAGGAGAATTGGCAGCGAAATTAGGAAGTACGTCTTAATCTAAACACGCCCTTGCTCCCCCCGCTTCCCCCGCTTCCCCCTCACCCCATCAACGCCGAGAGGGTCCCGGATTAAGCAGTTGAACTTCGCTAATCCGAATCACGTAGGGATGATACTTATCTTCTTGAAAAGAGCCAACCCAAACTTTATACTCTCCCGCTAACCACTGACCCGAAATTCCAGGATTTTTGCCGTCAGCATCATCATTACACCAACTTCCACCAGGACCCCTCACCAATAGAGTAGTATCCTCCGGGCTTTCCACTTGTAAGCTGAGATAGTTGAAAAAAGACGTTAACTCTAGGATATGATCAGGCTGTTCATCAATAAATCCGATACAAGAACCAGTTGGTGTTTCTCTACGACCCGAAACATTTGGCGTTGAAACGGAACCGCCACTGATCCCCCGAATAATCAACGGATCAGGTGAAAATCGTCGCCCCAGTTTTACGTTCTCAAATATGGGTTGCGGTGCGGCGGATTGAGCGTCAACGGCGGGAGTCATCAATAGTCCACTGGCAAATGTGGCTGTGGCAAGTGCTGTCCCCCAGCGCCAGAGTCTCAAGACACTTACCGGGGAGTCGGAGAGTAAGGAGAGAGGTGACATAGTGGTTAGGCGAGAAGGGTGTCTTTTATTCATAACTGAGCGATTCCATCTTTGGGGAATCTCTGGGATTGTGTTTTTGGCTTTGGCACGAGGTTGTACAGTTGGCAAAATGATCAGAGGCGTATTCTTATTGAATATTAACAGCTCGATGTGGTTAGTATGGACGCGAATGTTGCAAATTGTGTTCCGCTATTAATTATCAGGAAATGGCTATAATACATAAATAATCGGCTATCCTATATTTAGACTGTCTACGAATTGTCTGAGCCGTTTTTGGGTAAAATACCAGAGGAACCCCCTTTTGCCATGGCGATTGAAATCGCTGCTATACGAATGTATGCGAAGCCTTCCTGAAGAGTAGTTCGCAAGGTAAGGACTGGGTTATAAGGGGAATAGTTAACCCGAATTTGGTATGACAGCTTACGGCTGAAGTTGTGATAGTTCCTGTTGGATTTGCGCGATCGCACGTTCTAATTGTTCCACTCGCTCTGGGTTGACAGAAGCGGCGGTGCGATCAGGTTGGGGAAGTTGATCGATGGTCTGTTTGAGAGCTACGATAATCCCAGCTAACGTCTCAATCTGTTCTAATTCAGGACGCTGCCTGAATTTTTGATTCAATTCATCAAGTTTTGATTGTAGGGGAGCCAGAGAACCTCGTAACGCCTTTTGCTTCTCATTAATTGCCTCAACGGTAGAGACAACAGCAGACAGTTCCTCTCTAGACATCTGATTCGAGTCAGGTTGCTTCAGTTGAGCGATATCTGCACGTAAGGTTTGGATATCTCGGCTTAAATTGTCAATTTGAGTGCGATCGTTGATCTTGCGCCGAAGCTGTTGGACAACACGACGGCGGTTAATTAGATTGAGTAACAGGGAAATCGCTAAAGGCGCTAATCCATAAATTATCTGTTCAGATATAACTGCTACTATTGCTCCTACAAATGAGGCGGCAATAGCAACAGATTCAGCGATGAAAAGCCAGTTTGTTTTGTCATTTGCCATTTGTCAAGGGAACAGGAAACAGGGAATAGGGAATAGGGAACGGGAATGAATACAGCCATTCGGTAATAGTCAGGGCGGGTTTAGTTACATTTATGGTTAGGTGAAAAACGATAGTAGTAAAACCCGCCCCTACACAAACCTGAAGACGTGCCATGGCACATCCCTACAAATCTTATATAGCACTACGCATTAAGGTTAGGACATAAAAGAAAAATTAAAATCGCTTGAC
The DNA window shown above is from Coleofasciculus chthonoplastes PCC 7420 and carries:
- the gcvH gene encoding glycine cleavage system protein GcvH, coding for MALEYPEDLKYLDSHEYVRLDGEIATIGISAFAIDQLGDIVFIELPDVNSALEKGETFGTIESVKAVEDMYAPVTGTVIERNDAVVESPEQIAEDPYGEGWFLKVRVNDSDELEDTLSASEYQAQVEGEE
- the gcvP gene encoding aminomethyl-transferring glycine dehydrogenase; translation: MANSNVSVNPDTTLNSFSHDSQPTLSAADHLLSTDSFARRHIGVNAEDVAQMLEALGYSSLDELIDVAVPSIIRLNHPLNLPPAQSEKAALAHLRDIASKNQVFRSFIGMGYHDCITPPVIQRNILENPGWYTAYTPYQAEIAQGRLEALLNFQTLIIELTGLDIANSSLLDEGTAAAEAMSMSYGLCRTKANAFFVSQDCHPQTIQVVQTRAKPLGIEIIVGDHQTFDLESPIFGALLQYPATDGTIYDYREFVTQVHEAGGLVTVAADPLSLTLLTPPGEFGADIAVGTTQRFGVPLGYGGPHAAYFATREAYKRQIPGRIVGVSKDAQGKPALRLALQTREQHIRRDKATSNICTAQVLLAVIASMYAVYHGPEGLKQIAQRVHRLTVILAAGLERLGYNISSQPFFDTVRVELDSQEIGDILKAAQARGMNLRVLDESAIAITLDEVTTFQDVVTLLDIFGSVGVEGIDSLPFPVDSLLKREVDGFEPPFARTSGYLTESVFHRYHSETELLRYLHRLQAKDLSLTTSMIPLGSCTMKLNGTAEMMPITWAEFSQIHPFAPLSQTQGYQLLFQQLERWLAEITGFAGISLQPNAGAQGEYTGLLVIRQYHEHRGEGHRHICLIPQSAHGTNPASAVMAGLKVVAVTCDDQGNIDLDDLKAKAEKHSQNLAALMVTYPSTHGVFEEDIREICDTIHAQGGQVYLDGANMNAQVGLCRPGDYGADVCHLNLHKTFCIPHGGGGPGMGPIGVQSHLMPFLPDVSFVKGYGTVPNSDSVGVVASAPWGSASILPISWMYIALMGADGLTQATKVAILNANYIAHRLAPYYPILYQGKSGLVAHECILDLRGLKKSAGIEVDDIAKRLMDYGFHAPTVSWPVAGTMMVEPTESESKEELDRFCDAMIGIRQEVKAIESGEVDQENNLLKNAPHTAEVLIAGEWNRPYSREQAAYPAPWTKEHKFWTAVGRINNAFGDRNLVCSCVGMEAYSED
- a CDS encoding GTP-binding protein; amino-acid sequence: MWSVDAVQGELHHKRAQDSLRELVGNLDLTCQEQVGLESEIEDLANLLDKLEHSCVQLAAFGMVGRGKSSVLNALLGQPVFETGALHGVTRNAQTANWQLSQETLANTDQEILRVALPSIGESQIQFIDTPGIDEVNGETREALAVTVARQADLILFIIAGDITKVEYEALSLLRDSGKPMLLVFNKIDQYPDADREAIYRKIRDERVKQLLSPAEIVRVAAAPLEAVAVRRADGSRAIQRRLGTPQIEELKLKILEILHREGKSLVALNSMMYAGEVNEQLVQRKMAIRDESANQVIWKAVMTKAVAIALNPVTVLDLLTATVVDVVMILALSRLYGISMTQQGAVGLLQKIALSMGGIGASEVLATLGLSSIKGLLGLSAPATGGVTLAPYLSVAMTQAGVAGVSTYAIGQVTKVYLANGASWGEDAPKTVVSRILESLDETSILNRIKGELAAKLGSTS